The following proteins are encoded in a genomic region of Stutzerimonas balearica DSM 6083:
- the gltX gene encoding glutamate--tRNA ligase has translation MTTVRTRIAPSPTGDPHVGTAYIALFNLCFARQHGGQFVLRIEDTDQVRSTRESEQQIYDALRWLGIEWDEGPDVGGPHGPYRQSERGAIYKRYSDELVAKGHAFPCFCSAERLDQVRAEQMANKETPRYDGHCMHIAAEEAQRRIAAGESHVVRMKVPSEGVCVVKDMLRGEVEIGWDRIDMQVLMKADGLPTYFLANVVDDHLMGITHVLRGEEWLPSAPKLLKLYEYFGWQAPVNCYMPLLRNPDKSKLSKRKNPTSITFYQRMGFLPQAMLNYLGRMGWSMPDEREKFTLDEMIASFDITRVSLGGPIFDLEKLSWLNGQWLRELSVEQFAAEVQKWAFNPGYLMQIAPHVQQRVETFSQIAPLAGFFFSGALPLDPALFVHKKLDETQVRQVLQLVLWKLEALRHWQKENITGCITAVAEHLGLKLRDVMPLMFASITGQASSVSVLDAMEILGPDLTRFRLRQALELLGGASKKEAKEWEKLLAAIAG, from the coding sequence ATGACCACCGTTCGCACCCGTATCGCGCCGTCACCGACCGGCGACCCGCATGTCGGCACCGCCTACATCGCGCTGTTCAATCTGTGTTTCGCCCGCCAGCACGGCGGCCAGTTCGTCCTGCGTATCGAGGACACCGATCAGGTGCGCTCGACTCGCGAGTCCGAGCAGCAGATCTATGATGCGCTGCGCTGGCTGGGCATCGAGTGGGACGAGGGGCCGGATGTCGGCGGTCCGCACGGGCCCTACCGGCAGAGCGAGCGCGGCGCGATCTACAAGCGGTATTCGGACGAACTGGTCGCCAAGGGGCACGCGTTTCCGTGCTTCTGCAGTGCCGAGCGCCTGGATCAGGTGCGCGCCGAGCAAATGGCCAACAAGGAAACCCCGCGCTACGACGGCCACTGCATGCACATCGCGGCGGAAGAGGCGCAGCGTCGCATCGCCGCCGGCGAGTCGCACGTGGTGCGCATGAAGGTGCCGAGCGAAGGCGTCTGCGTGGTCAAGGACATGTTGCGCGGCGAGGTCGAGATCGGCTGGGACCGCATCGACATGCAGGTGTTGATGAAGGCCGATGGCCTGCCGACCTACTTCCTGGCCAATGTGGTCGACGATCACCTGATGGGTATCACCCACGTGCTGCGCGGCGAGGAGTGGCTGCCGTCGGCGCCCAAGCTCCTCAAGCTCTACGAATACTTCGGCTGGCAGGCGCCGGTGAACTGCTACATGCCGCTCTTGCGCAATCCGGACAAGAGCAAGCTGTCCAAGCGCAAGAACCCGACCTCGATCACCTTCTACCAGCGCATGGGCTTCCTGCCACAGGCGATGCTCAACTACCTCGGGCGCATGGGCTGGTCGATGCCGGACGAGCGGGAGAAGTTCACGCTCGACGAGATGATCGCCAGCTTCGATATCACCCGCGTTTCGCTGGGGGGACCGATCTTCGACCTGGAGAAGCTCTCCTGGCTCAACGGACAGTGGTTGCGCGAGCTCTCGGTGGAACAGTTCGCCGCCGAAGTGCAGAAGTGGGCCTTCAATCCGGGCTACCTGATGCAGATCGCCCCGCACGTGCAGCAGCGTGTGGAAACCTTCAGCCAGATCGCGCCACTGGCGGGCTTCTTTTTCTCCGGTGCGTTGCCGCTCGACCCGGCGCTGTTCGTCCACAAGAAGCTCGACGAGACCCAGGTTCGCCAGGTATTGCAGCTGGTCCTGTGGAAGCTCGAGGCGCTGCGGCACTGGCAGAAGGAAAACATCACCGGCTGCATCACGGCAGTGGCCGAGCACCTCGGACTGAAGCTGCGTGACGTGATGCCGCTGATGTTTGCCTCGATCACCGGCCAGGCCAGCTCGGTGTCGGTGCTCGATGCGATGGAGATTCTCGGCCCGGACCTGACGCGCTTCCGTCTGCGTCAGGCGTTGGAGTTGCTTGGCGGCGCCTCGAAAAAGGAAGCCAAGGAGTGGGAAAAGCTGCTGGCAGCGATCGCCGGCTGA
- a CDS encoding LysR family transcriptional regulator, whose translation MGLDDALIFVRVVETHSFTQAALGLGMQKSTVSRRIVQLEERLGVRLINRTTRRLRLTEVGEAYYERCRQILLDFAEAERAVMQLQQAPAGLLRISAPIEFGQWVLGRVVGAFMRQHPQITAEVELASRSVDPVEEGVDIAIQVGPPNEATLVARKLFETRRRLCASPAYLAEHGIPTCAQALVEHRAIGLSHDPARYWPVRERNIPCRRVLTCNNITFAREAALAGAGIAALPRMITEREVRAGQLIELLPETELPTSDIYAVYPSRRFQAMKVKAFLDFLMQALPVTDGRLVEPEEARLLTSRLYSR comes from the coding sequence ATGGGTTTGGATGACGCGCTGATCTTTGTTCGTGTGGTCGAGACGCACAGCTTCACCCAGGCTGCGCTGGGCCTGGGCATGCAGAAATCCACGGTCAGCCGGCGCATCGTGCAGCTCGAGGAGCGTCTTGGCGTGCGGCTGATCAACCGCACCACTCGACGGCTGCGCCTGACCGAGGTTGGCGAGGCGTACTACGAACGCTGCCGGCAGATCCTCCTCGACTTCGCCGAAGCCGAGCGGGCGGTCATGCAGCTGCAGCAGGCGCCGGCTGGCCTGTTGCGCATCAGTGCGCCGATCGAGTTCGGCCAATGGGTGCTCGGGCGCGTGGTCGGTGCGTTCATGCGGCAGCATCCGCAGATCACTGCCGAGGTCGAGCTGGCCTCGCGCTCGGTCGATCCGGTGGAGGAGGGCGTCGATATCGCCATCCAGGTCGGCCCGCCGAACGAGGCGACGCTCGTCGCGCGCAAGCTGTTCGAGACCCGGCGGCGGCTTTGCGCGAGCCCCGCCTACCTGGCCGAGCATGGCATTCCCACCTGCGCGCAGGCGCTGGTCGAGCATCGCGCGATCGGCCTATCGCACGATCCGGCGCGCTACTGGCCGGTGCGCGAGCGCAACATTCCCTGTCGCCGGGTGCTGACCTGCAACAACATCACCTTTGCCCGTGAGGCCGCGCTTGCCGGTGCCGGCATCGCGGCGCTGCCGCGGATGATCACCGAGCGCGAGGTGCGAGCCGGGCAATTGATCGAATTGCTGCCGGAGACCGAGCTGCCGACCAGCGACATCTATGCGGTCTACCCGTCGCGGCGCTTTCAGGCGATGAAGGTCAAGGCCTTTCTGGATTTCCTCATGCAGGCGCTGCCGGTTACGGACGGTCGCTTGGTGGAGCCGGAAGAGGCGCGCCTGCTAACATCGCGGCTTTATTCGCGCTGA
- a CDS encoding HlyD family secretion protein produces the protein MPAKLKRRLFLFVTIVLLAAAAFFAHWYFVGRHYEHTDNAYVQGEITRISSQLAARIEQVHVEDNQHVEPGDLLVTLEAGDFRLALEQARANLAIHEAELAQARSRLTQQNSLIAASQAALAAAQANLERSQLDLSRVEALRKPGFVSEERVTTLSADARVARSQRQKAEADLSAQRQQVDTLEAEVQRLQALIGSARAQIEQAELNLGRTEIRSPISGIVGQRSARAGQYVSVGAYLMSVVPDEDIWVQANFKETQIGRMHEGQTAELTFDSFPDTPIEGRVESLFPASGAQFSLLPPDNATGNFTKVVQRIPVKLTFAPDNPLKGRIRPGMSVDVKVDLRGR, from the coding sequence ATGCCCGCCAAGTTGAAACGCCGACTGTTTCTGTTCGTCACCATTGTCCTGCTGGCGGCCGCCGCCTTCTTCGCGCACTGGTACTTCGTCGGCCGGCACTACGAGCACACCGACAACGCCTACGTGCAAGGGGAGATCACCCGCATCTCCAGCCAATTGGCCGCCCGTATCGAACAGGTGCATGTCGAGGACAATCAGCACGTCGAACCCGGAGATCTGCTGGTGACGCTCGAAGCCGGCGATTTCCGTCTGGCGCTGGAGCAGGCGCGCGCCAACCTGGCGATCCACGAGGCCGAACTCGCCCAGGCGCGCAGCCGTCTGACCCAGCAGAACAGCCTGATCGCCGCCAGCCAGGCGGCACTGGCGGCGGCCCAGGCCAATCTCGAGCGCAGCCAGCTCGACCTCTCGCGCGTCGAAGCCCTGCGCAAGCCCGGCTTCGTCTCGGAAGAACGCGTGACCACCCTGTCGGCTGACGCGCGCGTGGCCCGCTCCCAACGGCAGAAGGCCGAGGCGGACCTGAGCGCCCAGCGTCAGCAGGTCGACACCCTTGAAGCCGAGGTGCAGCGTCTGCAGGCACTGATCGGCAGCGCGCGCGCGCAGATCGAGCAAGCCGAGCTGAACCTCGGGCGCACCGAGATCCGCTCGCCGATCAGCGGCATCGTTGGCCAGCGCTCCGCACGCGCCGGGCAATACGTGTCGGTCGGCGCCTACCTGATGTCGGTAGTGCCGGACGAGGACATCTGGGTGCAGGCCAACTTCAAGGAAACCCAGATCGGCCGGATGCACGAAGGCCAGACGGCAGAGCTGACCTTCGACAGTTTTCCCGACACGCCCATTGAAGGTCGCGTCGAGAGTCTGTTCCCGGCATCCGGTGCGCAGTTCAGCCTGCTGCCACCGGACAATGCGACCGGCAACTTCACCAAGGTGGTCCAGCGCATTCCCGTCAAGCTCACCTTCGCGCCCGACAATCCGCTCAAGGGCCGCATCCGCCCCGGAATGTCGGTGGACGTGAAGGTCGATCTCCGTGGCCGCTGA
- a CDS encoding MDR family MFS transporter has protein sequence MAADALIRPEGEPSRRDWIAVMSAMLGAFMAVLDIQITNSSLKDIQGALSATLEEGSWISTSYLVAEIIMIPLTAWLVQLLSARRLAVWVSVGFLISSLLCSFAWNLESMIVFRAMQGFTGGALIPLAFTLTLIKLPEHHRAKGMALFAITATFAPSIGPTLGGWLTESWGWEYIFYINVPPGLLMIAGLLYGLEKKPPHWELLKRTDYAGIVTLAMGLGCLQVFLEEGHRKDWLESSLIVELGVVALLSLILFVILQLSRPNPLINLGILRERNFGLTSIASLGMGLGLYGSIYLLPLYLAQIQHYNALQIGQVIMWMGIPQLFLIPFVPKLMKVIAPKWLCAAGFALFGLSSFASGALNPDFAGDQFHPIQIIRALGQPMIMVTVSLIATAYVQPQDAGSASSLFNILRNLGGAIGIALLATLLDSRSKVYFDYLREALVPTNPAVAERLATLTRQLGSEQAALGRLSEITHQQAMIMAYNDAFHFVGIALAISMVAVMLTRGLPQNMQTGAGGH, from the coding sequence GTGGCCGCTGATGCGCTGATCCGCCCCGAGGGCGAACCCAGCCGTCGCGACTGGATCGCCGTGATGAGCGCCATGCTCGGCGCCTTCATGGCGGTGCTGGATATCCAGATCACCAACTCGTCGCTCAAGGATATCCAGGGCGCGCTCTCGGCCACCCTCGAGGAAGGCTCGTGGATTTCCACGTCGTACCTCGTCGCGGAGATCATCATGATCCCGCTGACCGCCTGGCTGGTGCAGCTGCTGTCCGCCCGTCGCCTGGCCGTCTGGGTGTCGGTCGGCTTCCTCATCTCTTCCCTGCTTTGCTCCTTCGCCTGGAATCTCGAAAGCATGATCGTGTTCCGCGCGATGCAGGGGTTCACCGGCGGCGCACTGATTCCGCTGGCCTTTACCCTCACGCTGATCAAGCTGCCGGAGCATCACCGCGCCAAAGGCATGGCACTGTTCGCCATCACCGCGACCTTTGCGCCCTCGATCGGCCCCACGCTGGGCGGCTGGCTCACCGAGAGCTGGGGCTGGGAATACATCTTCTACATCAATGTGCCGCCCGGGCTGCTGATGATCGCCGGCCTGCTCTATGGCCTTGAGAAAAAGCCGCCGCACTGGGAACTGCTCAAGCGCACCGACTATGCCGGCATCGTCACGCTGGCCATGGGGCTGGGCTGCTTGCAGGTGTTTCTCGAGGAAGGCCACCGCAAGGACTGGCTCGAGTCGAGCCTGATCGTCGAGCTGGGTGTGGTCGCCCTGCTGAGCCTGATCCTGTTCGTGATCCTGCAGCTGTCACGCCCCAATCCGCTGATCAACCTCGGCATTCTGCGCGAGCGCAACTTCGGCCTGACCAGCATTGCCAGCCTCGGCATGGGCCTCGGGCTGTACGGCTCGATCTATCTGCTGCCGCTGTATCTGGCGCAAATCCAGCATTACAACGCGCTGCAGATCGGCCAGGTGATCATGTGGATGGGTATCCCGCAGCTGTTCCTGATCCCGTTTGTCCCGAAGCTGATGAAGGTGATCGCGCCGAAATGGCTGTGTGCCGCGGGCTTCGCACTGTTCGGCCTGTCCAGCTTCGCCTCCGGCGCGCTCAATCCGGACTTCGCCGGCGACCAGTTCCATCCGATCCAGATCATCCGCGCCCTTGGCCAGCCGATGATCATGGTCACCGTCTCGCTGATCGCCACGGCCTATGTGCAACCGCAGGACGCCGGCTCGGCATCCAGCCTGTTCAACATCCTGCGCAACCTGGGCGGTGCCATCGGCATCGCCCTGCTGGCCACCCTGCTCGACAGCCGCAGCAAGGTGTATTTCGACTACCTGCGTGAAGCCCTGGTACCGACCAACCCGGCCGTCGCCGAGCGCCTGGCGACGCTGACCCGGCAACTGGGCAGCGAGCAGGCGGCGCTGGGGCGGCTCAGCGAGATCACCCACCAGCAAGCGATGATCATGGCCTACAACGATGCCTTCCATTTCGTCGGCATCGCGCTGGCGATCAGCATGGTCGCCGTGATGCTGACCCGAGGCCTGCCACAGAACATGCAAACCGGAGCCGGCGGCCACTGA
- the uvrB gene encoding excinuclease ABC subunit UvrB translates to MSQFELVTRFKPAGDQPEAIRQMIEGLEAGLSHQTLLGVTGSGKTFSIANVIAHVQRPTLVLAPNKTLAAQLYGEFKAFFPHNAVEYFVSYYDYYQPEAYVPSSDTFIEKDASINDHIEQMRLSATKALLERPDAIIVTTVSCIYGLGDPQSYLKMVLHVDRGDRLDQRELLRRLTGLQYSRNDMDFARATFRVRGDVIDVFPAESELEAVRIELFDDEVESLSAFDPLTGEVIRKLPRFTFYPKSHYVTPRETLMDAVEQIKAELRDRLDYLRGQNKLVEAQRLEQRTRFDLEMIMELGYCNGIENYSRYLSGRGPGEPPPTLFDYLPADALLVIDESHVSVPQVGAMYKGDRSRKETLVEYGFRLPSALDNRPMRFDEWEAICPQTIFVSATPGPYEAEHAGRVVEQVVRPTGLVDPQVEVRPALTQVDDLLSEIRKCVAVDERVLVTTLTKRMAEDLTDYLGDHDVRVRYLHSDIDTVERVEIIRDLRLGAFDVLVGINLLREGLDMPEVSLVAILDADKEGFLRSERSLIQTIGRAARNLNGRAILYADNVTGSMQRAIDETERRRAKQIAFNEAHGIVPKGVKKDVQDILEGATVPGSRSRKRRSEAKAAEENARYENELRSPSEINKRIRQLEEKMLLLARDLEFEAAAEARDEIHKLRERLLQV, encoded by the coding sequence ATGTCCCAGTTCGAACTGGTCACCCGATTCAAGCCGGCAGGGGATCAGCCCGAAGCCATCCGTCAGATGATCGAGGGCCTGGAGGCGGGTTTGTCGCACCAGACGCTGCTGGGCGTCACCGGCTCGGGCAAGACCTTCAGCATTGCCAACGTGATCGCTCACGTGCAGCGCCCGACCCTGGTGCTGGCGCCGAACAAGACGCTCGCCGCGCAGCTGTACGGCGAGTTCAAGGCGTTCTTCCCGCACAACGCTGTCGAGTATTTCGTCTCCTATTACGATTACTACCAACCCGAGGCGTATGTCCCGTCCTCCGACACCTTCATCGAGAAGGACGCCTCGATCAACGACCATATCGAGCAGATGCGCCTGTCGGCGACCAAGGCGCTGCTCGAGCGGCCGGATGCGATCATCGTCACCACCGTGTCCTGCATCTACGGTCTGGGCGACCCGCAGTCGTATCTGAAGATGGTGTTGCACGTCGACCGCGGTGACCGGCTCGACCAGCGCGAGCTGCTGCGCCGCCTGACCGGCCTGCAGTACAGCCGCAACGACATGGATTTCGCCCGCGCGACCTTCCGCGTGCGCGGTGACGTGATCGACGTGTTTCCCGCCGAATCGGAGCTGGAGGCGGTGCGCATCGAGCTGTTCGACGACGAAGTGGAGAGCCTGTCGGCCTTCGATCCGCTGACCGGCGAGGTGATCCGCAAGCTGCCGCGCTTCACCTTCTATCCGAAATCCCACTACGTCACCCCGCGCGAGACGCTCATGGATGCGGTCGAGCAGATCAAGGCCGAGCTGCGCGATCGCCTGGACTACCTGCGCGGGCAGAACAAGCTGGTCGAGGCCCAGCGCCTGGAGCAGCGCACGCGCTTCGATCTGGAAATGATCATGGAGCTGGGCTACTGCAACGGCATCGAGAATTACTCGCGCTACCTCTCCGGGCGCGGGCCGGGCGAGCCGCCGCCGACGCTGTTCGACTACCTGCCGGCCGACGCGCTTCTGGTGATCGATGAATCCCACGTCTCGGTGCCGCAGGTGGGGGCGATGTACAAGGGCGACCGCTCGCGCAAGGAAACCCTGGTCGAATATGGCTTCCGCCTGCCGTCGGCGCTGGACAACCGGCCGATGCGCTTCGATGAGTGGGAGGCGATCTGTCCGCAGACCATCTTCGTCTCGGCCACTCCCGGGCCCTACGAGGCCGAGCATGCCGGGCGGGTGGTCGAGCAGGTGGTGCGTCCGACCGGTCTGGTCGACCCGCAGGTCGAGGTGCGCCCGGCGCTGACCCAGGTCGACGACCTGCTCTCGGAGATCCGCAAGTGCGTGGCGGTCGACGAGCGCGTGCTGGTTACCACGCTGACCAAACGCATGGCCGAGGACCTGACCGACTACCTGGGCGATCACGATGTGCGCGTGCGCTACCTGCACTCGGATATCGACACCGTCGAACGCGTCGAGATCATCCGCGACCTGCGACTGGGCGCCTTTGACGTGCTGGTGGGCATCAACCTGTTGCGTGAGGGCCTGGATATGCCCGAGGTGTCGCTGGTGGCGATCCTCGATGCGGACAAGGAGGGCTTCCTGCGTTCGGAACGGTCGCTGATCCAGACCATCGGCCGCGCCGCGCGCAACCTCAACGGCCGGGCGATCCTCTACGCCGACAACGTCACCGGCTCCATGCAGCGGGCCATCGACGAGACCGAGCGCCGCCGGGCCAAGCAGATCGCCTTCAACGAGGCGCACGGCATCGTGCCCAAGGGCGTGAAGAAGGACGTACAGGACATTCTCGAAGGCGCCACCGTGCCCGGGTCGCGTTCGCGCAAGCGGCGCAGCGAGGCGAAGGCAGCCGAGGAGAACGCGCGTTACGAGAACGAGCTGCGTTCGCCGAGCGAAATCAACAAGCGCATCCGGCAGCTCGAGGAAAAGATGCTGTTGCTGGCGCGTGATCTGGAGTTCGAAGCCGCTGCCGAGGCGCGCGACGAGATTCACAAGCTGCGCGAGCGGCTGCTGCAGGTCTGA
- a CDS encoding amino acid aminotransferase, with product MSLFSAVEMAPRDPILGLNEAFNSDTRPNKVNLGVGVYYNEDGRIPLLRAVAEAEQARIAAHAPRGYLAIEGIAAYDGAVQKMLFGADSALLADGRVVTIQALGGTGALKVGADFLKRLLPDATVAISNPSWENHRALFESAGFPVHQYAYYDAASHGVDRAGMLADLKALPARSIIVLHACCHNPTGVDLGIDDWKQVIEVLREKDHIPFVDIAYQGFGDGIEEDAAAVRLFAETGMTFFVSSSFSKSFSLYGERVGALSIVTGNRDESARVLSQVKRVVRTNYSNPPTHGATVVASVLNSPELRAMWETELGEMRERIRKMRLGMVEQLAAKGAKTDFSFVARQRGMFSYSGLTAEQVERLRVEFGVYAISTGRICAAALNERNLGYVTDAIVQVL from the coding sequence ATGAGTTTGTTCTCTGCCGTCGAAATGGCGCCGCGCGATCCCATCCTCGGCCTCAACGAAGCTTTCAATTCCGACACGCGGCCGAACAAGGTCAACCTCGGGGTGGGCGTCTACTACAACGAAGATGGCCGGATCCCGCTGCTGCGCGCGGTCGCCGAAGCCGAACAGGCCCGCATCGCCGCGCACGCGCCGCGCGGTTACTTGGCGATCGAAGGCATCGCGGCCTATGACGGCGCCGTGCAAAAGATGCTGTTCGGCGCCGACTCCGCGCTGCTTGCCGATGGCCGCGTCGTCACCATCCAGGCGCTCGGCGGCACCGGCGCGCTGAAGGTCGGCGCCGACTTCCTCAAGCGCCTGCTGCCCGATGCCACGGTCGCCATCAGCAACCCGAGCTGGGAAAACCATCGCGCCCTGTTCGAGTCGGCCGGCTTCCCGGTGCACCAGTACGCCTATTACGACGCCGCCAGCCATGGCGTGGATCGCGCGGGCATGCTGGCCGACCTGAAGGCGCTGCCGGCCCGCTCGATCATCGTGCTGCACGCCTGCTGCCATAACCCGACCGGCGTCGACCTGGGTATCGACGACTGGAAGCAGGTGATCGAGGTGCTACGGGAAAAGGACCACATCCCGTTCGTCGACATTGCCTACCAGGGCTTTGGTGACGGCATCGAGGAAGACGCGGCGGCAGTGCGTCTGTTCGCCGAGACGGGCATGACCTTCTTTGTCTCCAGCTCGTTTTCCAAGTCGTTCTCGCTCTACGGTGAGCGCGTGGGCGCCCTGTCGATCGTCACCGGCAACCGTGACGAGTCCGCACGCGTGCTCTCGCAGGTCAAGCGCGTGGTGCGCACCAACTATTCGAACCCGCCGACCCATGGCGCAACGGTAGTGGCCTCGGTGCTCAACAGCCCGGAACTGCGGGCGATGTGGGAAACCGAGCTGGGCGAAATGCGCGAACGCATCCGCAAGATGCGTCTGGGCATGGTCGAGCAGCTCGCAGCCAAGGGCGCGAAAACCGACTTCAGCTTCGTAGCGCGTCAGCGCGGCATGTTCTCCTATTCCGGGCTGACCGCCGAGCAGGTCGAACGCCTGCGCGTGGAGTTCGGCGTTTATGCCATCAGCACCGGGCGCATCTGCGCTGCCGCACTGAACGAGCGCAACCTGGGCTACGTGACCGACGCAATCGTCCAGGTCCTCTGA